One stretch of Punica granatum isolate Tunisia-2019 chromosome 5, ASM765513v2, whole genome shotgun sequence DNA includes these proteins:
- the LOC116207278 gene encoding cyclin-SDS isoform X1, whose translation MSSLSDQSQQLFDYRRKLRSKLPQRKRCRWQLSPPLPSLSLDSTVSREMNDDVKKLRRSTQLWNRPHDEAGASEVTEVSSSSSSWCGSSSSALKWPEKRISEHKHPKVSGETEASESVARSEVSSVHQQHSPTKSGEFSSKLCQKIPENVEENRRISVEFKENDVVSITSAVGFCHETGAASSFAELQEERTKREEDRASETESSFRASTVDQKPKSVSLKYDSDLTCTEQLTYDDVPDYSSSYVESFSDLQSEIFLDTSDYEFSGSPSLSFDSGSQFSEKSTEDSTPSYTFALLLQYREQFSRSSAGALPVGKATSAIISEDKVMSFGFDDEDAVSYLMLRNRERRQVILWNYDDEYSECVIDQRSRMVHWMIEKSRLAKLHKETLFLAVSIFDRFLRVGCFKSQRNFQIAGIASLTLATRIEENQPYNSVRQMVFSVGSNVYGRCEVVAMEWLIQEALSFQCSSPTVHNFLWFYLKAERADHQLNKRVKDLGEVALLDHELLCFWPSTIAASLVILACCEDAAAAQRVISTHVRTQDDDLTKCIESLRWLIKYIC comes from the exons ATGAGCTCTCTGTCCGATCAAAGCCAGCAGCTCTTCGACTACAGGAGGAAGCTCCGTTCGAAGCTCCCCCAGCGGAAGCGATGCCGTTGGCAGCTCTCTCCTCCGCTTCCTTCCCTCTCGCTCGACTCCACTGTTTCTCGGGAGATGAATGATGATGTGAAGAAGCTCAGAAGAAGCACGCAATTGTGGAACCGACCGCACGATGAGGCTGGCGCCTCTGAGGTTACAGAGGTCTCCTCGTCGTCCTCGTCGTGGTGTGGATCCTCGTCTAGTGCCTTGAAGTGGCCGGAGAAGAGGATTTCCGAACATAAGCATCCGAAGGTGAGTGGAGAGACCGAGGCTTCGGAGTCAGTTGCACGATCGGAGGTCTCTTCCGTTCACCAGCAGCACTCGCCGACGAAGTCCGGTGAGTTCTCCAGCAAATTGTGTCAGAAAATTCCGGAGAATGTCGAGGAGAACAGGAGAATTTCCGTTGAATTCAAAGAGAACGACGTCGTTTCGATCACGTCCGCCGTTGGATTCTGCCACGAGACAGGTGCTGCTTCCTCATTTGCAGAGCTTCAGGAGGAAAGGACAAAACGGGAGGAGGACAGAGCATCGGAAACCGAATCGAGCTTCAGAGCTTCGACTGTCGATCAGAAGCCGAAGAGCGTCAGCTTAAAGTATGACTCTGACCTCACATGCACGGAGCAGTTGACGTACGATGACGTGCCGGACTACTCTTCCAGTTACGTCGAGTCATTCTCCGATCTCCAATCGGAGATATTCCTGGACACTAGTGACTACGAGTTTTCGGGCTCTCCGTCTCTCTCGTTCGACTCGGGATCTCAATTCTCTGAGAAGTCAACTGAAGATTCAACTCCATCTTATACCTTTGCTCTGCTGCTCCAATACAGAGAGCAATTCTCGAGGTCAAGCGCCGGAGCCCTTCCGGTCGGAAAAGCAACCTCCGCTATCATCAGCGAAGACAAG GTGATGAGTTTTGGATTTGATGATGAAGACGCAGTGAGCTATCTGATGTTAAGAAACAGAGAGAGGAGGCAGGTGATCCTGTGGAATTATGATGACGAGTACAGCGAGTGCGTCATCGACCAACGGTCACGAATGGTCCACTGGATGATTGAG AAATCCAGATTAGCAAAACTTCACAAAGAAACTCTGTTTCTAGCAGTTAGCATCTTTGACAGATTCCTCAGGGTGGGATGTTTCAAAAGTCAGAGAAACTTTCAAATTGCTGGAATAGCCTCTCTCACACTCGCCACAAGGATCGAAGAAAATCAACCTTACAACAG tgtGCGACAAATGGTTTTCTCTGTGGGGAGCAATGTATACGGAAGATGTGAAGTTGTGGCCATGGAATGGCTGATTCAGGAGGCTCTGAGCTTCCAATGTTCTTCGCCCACTGTACACAATTTCTTGTG GTTCTACCTAAAAGCTGAAAGAGCTGATCATCAGTTGAACAAGAGGGTCAAGGATCTAGGGGAAGTCGCTCTACTGGACCATGAGCTCCTCTGCTTCTGGCCTTCCACAATTGCAGCCTCTCTTGTGATCTTGGCATGCTGTGAagatgctgctgctgctcaACGAGTCATTTCG ACTCACGTTAGAACACAGGATGATGATTTAACAAAATGCATAGAG AGTTTGCGGTGGCTGATAAAGTATATCTGCTAG
- the LOC116209280 gene encoding THO complex subunit 7B-like codes for MSVKGRRVSGRGGGEAVSAANYVFGPHEDDIIIKHRLLTRTTTTRGEPPLKKLQKKFTAFVLEVEKDVDDNLADCEKLSRTFLQELSTFEIPLLKSKAVVDANVREKENFNELKDEINKEILQAQSDIEDLKKQLEDSKIERKHKEECEAIRKLIAMQPPRSETQKLITELEREIGLLEAEDLATSRMLELRKKQFALLLHVVDELQNTIEEDQKALMEEMRMVAEEPKNGLPEDSAVASSSGGAEAMIID; via the coding sequence ATGTCAGTAAAGGGGAGGAGAGTTTCTGgtagaggaggaggagaagcgGTATCAGCAGCAAATTATGTGTTTGGGCCCCATGAAGATGACATAATTATAAAGCACAGGCTCTTGACTAGAACAACAACTACGAGAGGAGAACCTCCATTGAAGAAACTCCAAAAGAAGTTTACGGCATTTGTCCTCGAAGTTGAGAAGGACGTAGATGATAACCTGGCTGATTGTGAGAAGCTTTCCCGAACCTTCTTACAAGAGCTGTCCACTTTTGAGATCCCTCTCCTCAAAAGCAAGGCTGTTGTCGATGCCAACgtaagagagaaagagaatttCAACGAGTTGAAAGATGAGATCAACAAGGAAATCTTGCAGGCACAGTCCGATATAGAAGATTTGAAGAAACAGCTTGAGGACAGTAAAATCGAGAGGAAGCACAAAGAGGAGTGTGAGGCTATCAGAAAGCTGATTGCAATGCAACCGCCTAGATCGGAGACTCAGAAGCTCATCACGGAGCTTGAAAGAGAAATCGGATTACTTGAGGCCGAGGACTTAGCCACTTCTAGAATGCTTGAGCTTCGAAAGAAACAGTTTGCTCTCTTATTGCATGTGGTGGATGAGTTGCAGAATACAATCGAGGAAGATCAGAAGGCTCTGATGGAGGAGATGAGAATGGTGGCAGAGGAGCCCAAGAACGGGCTGCCGGAGGATTCTGCTGTGGCTAGTAGTAGTGGGGGCGCAGAAGCCATGATCATAGATTGA
- the LOC116208801 gene encoding dirigent protein 18-like — MHKLGKVQSALIATLVVSLVHLLKPILAAQTTVPGSELVLELFMHDILGGSSPTARPVTGLLGNIYSGQVPFAKPIGFLPPENAVAIPNANGAIPTVNSNGIPLGTGLVGTQFAPGAQNPNGVQTQLGPDGLGLGFGTITVIDDILTSSPELGSQSIGKAQGVYVASSADGSTQMMAFTAMMEGGEYGDTLNFFGTYKIGSTMSRLSVTGGTGKFKNACGFAEVRSLVPPGQVFAGGVETLLRIIVHLKYTK; from the coding sequence ATGCACAAATTAGGAAAAGTACAGTCCGCTCTCATTGCAACCCTAGTTGTTTCTCTAGTGCATCTGCTGAAGCCCATACTCGCAGCTCAGACCACCGTTCCCGGAAGCGAGCTGGTTCTCGAGCTGTTTATGCATGACATTCTGGGGGGCAGCAGCCCGACGGCTAGGCCTGTCACTGGCCTGCTGGGGAACATATACAGTGGCCAGGTGCCTTTCGCAAAGCCTATTGGCTTCTTGCCACCTGAAAACGCCGTGGCCATTCCCAACGCGAACGGTGCGATTCCGACCGTCAATAGTAATGGCATTCCCTTGGGGACTGGCCTAGTCGGAACGCAGTTTGCGCCCGGCGCCCAGAACCCAAATGGGGTCCAGACCCAGCTGGGCCCCGATGGCCTAGGCTTAGGGTTCGGGACGATAACAGTGATCGATGACATCCTCACCTCCAGCCCCGAGCTGGGCTCACAGTCCATCGGTAAGGCCCAGGGCGTGTACGTTGCCAGCTCAGCCGACGGATCGACGCAGATGATGGCGTTCACGGCCATGATGGAAGGTGGAGAGTACGGGGACACCCTTAACTTCTTTGGGACGTACAAGATTGGGAGTACTATGTCGCGCCTGTCAGTAACCGGTGGCACTGGGAAATTCAAGAACGCGTGCGGGTTTGCTGAGGTGAGGTCACTCGTCCCACCAGGGCAAGTTTTCGCCGGGGGCGTCGAGACATTGCTGAGGATAATAGTGCATCTAAAGTATACCAAATAA
- the LOC116209254 gene encoding glycolipid transfer protein 1, with amino-acid sequence MEGTIFTPSLEGMKHVKSEEGEMLTKPFLDVCKLILPVLDKFGTAMALVKTDVGGNISRLEAKYNSNPTDFNLLYSMVRVEVEAKTAKGSSSCTNGLLWLTRAMDFLVELFRNLLSHPEWTMSQACSDSYGKTLKKWHGWLASSSFSVAMKLAPNREKFMEVIGGSGDIKADIEAFCVSFAPLLEENHKFLASVELDDLKAS; translated from the exons ATGGAGGGAACTATATTCACTCCTTCTTTGGAAGGCATGAAGCATGTCAAGTCAGAAGAAGGGGAAATGCTTACCAAGCCTTTCCTGGATGTGTGCAAATTGATATTGCCTGTTCTAG ATAAATTTGGAACAGCTATGGCCCTTGTAAAGACTGATGTTGGTGGAAATATTTCG AGACTGGAGGCCAAGTATAATTCAAACCCAACTGATTTCAATCTATTGTACAGCATGGTGCGAGTTGAGGTTGAAGCTAAAACTGCAAAAGGATCCTCCAGTTGTACAAATGGACTTCTTTGGCTAACGAG agCCATGGATTTTCTGGTGGAACTGTTCCGCAACTTACTATCTCATCCAGAATGGACAATGTCCCAAGCTTGTTCAGATTCGTATGGGAAGACCCTGAAGAAATGGCATGGTTGGCTTGCCAGTTCAAGTTTCTCT GTTGCTATGAAGCTTGCACCCAACAGGGAGAAGTTCATGGAAGTTATAGGGGGTTCAGGTGATATCAAAGCTGACATAGAAGCATTTTGTGTGTCCTTTGCACCTCTACTTGAAGAGAATCACAAGTTTCTG GCTAGCGTTGAGTTGGATGATCTGAAGGCGTCGTAA
- the LOC116208045 gene encoding vacuolar fusion protein CCZ1 homolog B-like isoform X2 gives MGLSSVASSNSEGLRFCIFDLRRGQHEGQELDKILFFYPADLPFPAQLSVIGLSEGLITFTSIFSPEAPCEVIEAERHSHVFYQAEPDVWMVMVVEKSKEAEAMWRIDALRKVLKEVHSLFVVFHGSIRTLLLKDPTGGIVRPHLYTFIMDYLSDFLAGKQKLHLPSFRDSLKERRTVEMLTVGREAAIEVQSLVRMLESCVGNAQCYSVLLFQDLLVSTTLSPDDTINLFTYAVLRLTPHALSPGQSSWSYLRKGSSGSNSVTRSSVGATASFSEQLHDNSWSGDQRSTLRPLQHDKWSKGNDGFLITDIWHADTGSLVSTTPIIYLQQTEERMYLCAYQHRSLTLILVIPVSSIINGEQGISAVKQLILDNASLKMLKVEEKLSKGWGGENAYHVSGYRYLLIDGDRNISRASPPAKVATLTKDSLLSLNKLREEVDIEKSRAKWDSSNHDKDLEICIRAKNNAWVIARTTRGKELYMVLENANETLLYASDAVEKFSNRYCNGAFSLD, from the exons ATGGGCTTGTCATCGGTGGCTAGCAGCAACAGTGAGGGCTTGCGGTTCTGCATATTCGATCTGAGAAGAGGGCAGCATGAGGGGCAGGAGCTGGACAAGATTCTGTTCTTCTATCCGGCCGATTTGCCCTTTCCCGCTCAGCTCTCTGTTATAGGCCTCAGTGAAGGCCTCATTACCTTCACAAG CATTTTCTCCCCGGAGGCTCCTTGTGAGGTCATAGAAGCAGAAAGGCACTCCCACGTGTTCTATCAAGCAGAACCAGATGTCTGGATGGTCATG GTTGTTGAGAAAAGCAAGGAAGCGGAAGCGATGTGGAGAATTGATGCATTGCGGAAGGTTCTGAAGGAAGTTCACTCACTTTTCGTGGTGTTCCATGGCTCTATAAGAACTTTGCTCCTGAAAGATCCCACTGGAGGGATAGTTCGGCCCCATTTGTACACCTTCATCATGGATTATCTAAGTG ATTTTCTTGCTGGGAAGCAGAAGCTCCACTTACCATCTTTCCGTGACTCTCTAAAGGAACGTAGAACAGTGGAAATGCTCACTGTAGGGCGCGAAGCAGCCATAGAAGTTCAG TCACTTGTCAGGATGCTAGAATCCTGTGTTGGGAATGCGCAATGCTACTCAGTGCTCTTGTTCCAGGACTTACTTGTTTCTACGACACTCTCTCCT GATGACACGATAAATTTATTCACCTATGCTGTCCTGCGGTTGACGCCTCATGCTCTATCTCCCGGGCAAAGTTCTTGGTCCTATCTTCGCAAGGGAAGTTCAGGATCTAATAGTGTAACCAGGTCTTCTGTGGGAGCAACTGCATCTTTCTCTGAACAACTTCATGATAACTCTTGGAGTGGAGACCAGAGATCCACTCTAAGGCCCTTACAACATGACAAATGGTCGAAAGGAAATGACGGTTTCCTCATAACTGATATTTGGCATGCTGATACTGGAAGCTTGGTTTCCACAACCCCAATAATATATCTTCAGCAAACAGAAGAGAGAATGTATCTCTGCGCTTATCAGCATCGAAGCCTTACCCTGATACTTGTCATTCCCGTATCTTCTATTATTAATGGGGAGCAAGGAATTTCAGCAGTGAAGCAACTAATTCTTGATAAT GCATCATTAAAGATGTTGAAAGTTGAAGAGAAACTTTCTAAGGGCTGGGGAGGCGAGAACGCCTATCATGTCAGTGGGTATCGATATTTGCTCATTGACGGGGACCGCAACATATCAAGGGCCTCTCCACCTGCCAAAGTTGCCACTCTAACGAAG GATTCTCTACTTTCCTTGAACAAACTAAGAGAAGAGGTTGACATTGAAAAGAGTAGGGCAAAATGGGACAGCTCTAATCATGACAAAGACCTGGAAATATGCATTCGAGCCAAGAACAATGCTTGGGTCATTGCCCGAACTACTCGGGGAAAAGAGCTTTACATGGTTCTTGAAAATGCCAACGAAACCCTTCTATATGCTTCTGATGCTGTCGAGAAATTCAGCAACAG GTACTGTAATGGAGCCTTTTCTTTGGATTGA
- the LOC116208045 gene encoding vacuolar fusion protein CCZ1 homolog A-like isoform X3, with translation MGLSSVASSNSEGLRFCIFDLRRGQHEGQELDKILFFYPADLPFPAQLSVIGLSEGLITFTSIFSPEAPCEVIEAERHSHVFYQAEPDVWMVMVVEKSKEAEAMWRIDALRKVLKEVHSLFVVFHGSIRTLLLKDPTGGIVRPHLYTFIMDYLSAFQKRSPLDYCCWDFLAGKQKLHLPSFRDSLKERRTVEMLTVGREAAIEVQSLVRMLESCVGNAQCYSVLLFQDLLVSTTLSPDDTINLFTYAVLRLTPHALSPGQSSWSYLRKGSSGSNSVTRSSVGATASFSEQLHDNSWSGDQRSTLRPLQHDKWSKGNDGFLITDIWHADTGSLVSTTPIIYLQQTEERMYLCAYQHRSLTLILVIPVSSIINGEQGISAVKQLILDNASLKMLKVEEKLSKGWGGENAYHVSGYRYLLIDGDRNISRASPPAKVATLTKVL, from the exons ATGGGCTTGTCATCGGTGGCTAGCAGCAACAGTGAGGGCTTGCGGTTCTGCATATTCGATCTGAGAAGAGGGCAGCATGAGGGGCAGGAGCTGGACAAGATTCTGTTCTTCTATCCGGCCGATTTGCCCTTTCCCGCTCAGCTCTCTGTTATAGGCCTCAGTGAAGGCCTCATTACCTTCACAAG CATTTTCTCCCCGGAGGCTCCTTGTGAGGTCATAGAAGCAGAAAGGCACTCCCACGTGTTCTATCAAGCAGAACCAGATGTCTGGATGGTCATG GTTGTTGAGAAAAGCAAGGAAGCGGAAGCGATGTGGAGAATTGATGCATTGCGGAAGGTTCTGAAGGAAGTTCACTCACTTTTCGTGGTGTTCCATGGCTCTATAAGAACTTTGCTCCTGAAAGATCCCACTGGAGGGATAGTTCGGCCCCATTTGTACACCTTCATCATGGATTATCTAAGTG CATTTCAAAAGCGGTCTCCATTGGATTATTGCTGCTGGG ATTTTCTTGCTGGGAAGCAGAAGCTCCACTTACCATCTTTCCGTGACTCTCTAAAGGAACGTAGAACAGTGGAAATGCTCACTGTAGGGCGCGAAGCAGCCATAGAAGTTCAG TCACTTGTCAGGATGCTAGAATCCTGTGTTGGGAATGCGCAATGCTACTCAGTGCTCTTGTTCCAGGACTTACTTGTTTCTACGACACTCTCTCCT GATGACACGATAAATTTATTCACCTATGCTGTCCTGCGGTTGACGCCTCATGCTCTATCTCCCGGGCAAAGTTCTTGGTCCTATCTTCGCAAGGGAAGTTCAGGATCTAATAGTGTAACCAGGTCTTCTGTGGGAGCAACTGCATCTTTCTCTGAACAACTTCATGATAACTCTTGGAGTGGAGACCAGAGATCCACTCTAAGGCCCTTACAACATGACAAATGGTCGAAAGGAAATGACGGTTTCCTCATAACTGATATTTGGCATGCTGATACTGGAAGCTTGGTTTCCACAACCCCAATAATATATCTTCAGCAAACAGAAGAGAGAATGTATCTCTGCGCTTATCAGCATCGAAGCCTTACCCTGATACTTGTCATTCCCGTATCTTCTATTATTAATGGGGAGCAAGGAATTTCAGCAGTGAAGCAACTAATTCTTGATAAT GCATCATTAAAGATGTTGAAAGTTGAAGAGAAACTTTCTAAGGGCTGGGGAGGCGAGAACGCCTATCATGTCAGTGGGTATCGATATTTGCTCATTGACGGGGACCGCAACATATCAAGGGCCTCTCCACCTGCCAAAGTTGCCACTCTAACGAAG GTACTGTAA
- the LOC116207278 gene encoding cyclin-SDS isoform X2: MSSLSDQSQQLFDYRRKLRSKLPQRKRCRWQLSPPLPSLSLDSTVSREMNDDVKKLRRSTQLWNRPHDEAGASEVTEVSSSSSSWCGSSSSALKWPEKRISEHKHPKVSGETEASESVARSEVSSVHQQHSPTKSGEFSSKLCQKIPENVEENRRISVEFKENDVVSITSAVGFCHETGAASSFAELQEERTKREEDRASETESSFRASTVDQKPKSVSLKYDSDLTCTEQLTYDDVPDYSSSYVESFSDLQSEIFLDTSDYEFSGSPSLSFDSGSQFSEKSTEDSTPSYTFALLLQYREQFSRSSAGALPVGKATSAIISEDKVMSFGFDDEDAVSYLMLRNRERRQVILWNYDDEYSECVIDQRSRMVHWMIEKSRLAKLHKETLFLAVSIFDRFLRVGCFKSQRNFQIAGIASLTLATRIEENQPYNSVRQMVFSVGSNVYGRCEVVAMEWLIQEALSFQCSSPTVHNFLWFYLKAERADHQLNKRVKDLGEVALLDHELLCFWPSTIAASLVILACCEDAAAAQRVISTHVRTQDDDLTKCIEVQ, from the exons ATGAGCTCTCTGTCCGATCAAAGCCAGCAGCTCTTCGACTACAGGAGGAAGCTCCGTTCGAAGCTCCCCCAGCGGAAGCGATGCCGTTGGCAGCTCTCTCCTCCGCTTCCTTCCCTCTCGCTCGACTCCACTGTTTCTCGGGAGATGAATGATGATGTGAAGAAGCTCAGAAGAAGCACGCAATTGTGGAACCGACCGCACGATGAGGCTGGCGCCTCTGAGGTTACAGAGGTCTCCTCGTCGTCCTCGTCGTGGTGTGGATCCTCGTCTAGTGCCTTGAAGTGGCCGGAGAAGAGGATTTCCGAACATAAGCATCCGAAGGTGAGTGGAGAGACCGAGGCTTCGGAGTCAGTTGCACGATCGGAGGTCTCTTCCGTTCACCAGCAGCACTCGCCGACGAAGTCCGGTGAGTTCTCCAGCAAATTGTGTCAGAAAATTCCGGAGAATGTCGAGGAGAACAGGAGAATTTCCGTTGAATTCAAAGAGAACGACGTCGTTTCGATCACGTCCGCCGTTGGATTCTGCCACGAGACAGGTGCTGCTTCCTCATTTGCAGAGCTTCAGGAGGAAAGGACAAAACGGGAGGAGGACAGAGCATCGGAAACCGAATCGAGCTTCAGAGCTTCGACTGTCGATCAGAAGCCGAAGAGCGTCAGCTTAAAGTATGACTCTGACCTCACATGCACGGAGCAGTTGACGTACGATGACGTGCCGGACTACTCTTCCAGTTACGTCGAGTCATTCTCCGATCTCCAATCGGAGATATTCCTGGACACTAGTGACTACGAGTTTTCGGGCTCTCCGTCTCTCTCGTTCGACTCGGGATCTCAATTCTCTGAGAAGTCAACTGAAGATTCAACTCCATCTTATACCTTTGCTCTGCTGCTCCAATACAGAGAGCAATTCTCGAGGTCAAGCGCCGGAGCCCTTCCGGTCGGAAAAGCAACCTCCGCTATCATCAGCGAAGACAAG GTGATGAGTTTTGGATTTGATGATGAAGACGCAGTGAGCTATCTGATGTTAAGAAACAGAGAGAGGAGGCAGGTGATCCTGTGGAATTATGATGACGAGTACAGCGAGTGCGTCATCGACCAACGGTCACGAATGGTCCACTGGATGATTGAG AAATCCAGATTAGCAAAACTTCACAAAGAAACTCTGTTTCTAGCAGTTAGCATCTTTGACAGATTCCTCAGGGTGGGATGTTTCAAAAGTCAGAGAAACTTTCAAATTGCTGGAATAGCCTCTCTCACACTCGCCACAAGGATCGAAGAAAATCAACCTTACAACAG tgtGCGACAAATGGTTTTCTCTGTGGGGAGCAATGTATACGGAAGATGTGAAGTTGTGGCCATGGAATGGCTGATTCAGGAGGCTCTGAGCTTCCAATGTTCTTCGCCCACTGTACACAATTTCTTGTG GTTCTACCTAAAAGCTGAAAGAGCTGATCATCAGTTGAACAAGAGGGTCAAGGATCTAGGGGAAGTCGCTCTACTGGACCATGAGCTCCTCTGCTTCTGGCCTTCCACAATTGCAGCCTCTCTTGTGATCTTGGCATGCTGTGAagatgctgctgctgctcaACGAGTCATTTCG ACTCACGTTAGAACACAGGATGATGATTTAACAAAATGCATAGAGGTACAGTAG
- the LOC116208045 gene encoding vacuolar fusion protein CCZ1 homolog B-like isoform X1 encodes MGLSSVASSNSEGLRFCIFDLRRGQHEGQELDKILFFYPADLPFPAQLSVIGLSEGLITFTSIFSPEAPCEVIEAERHSHVFYQAEPDVWMVMVVEKSKEAEAMWRIDALRKVLKEVHSLFVVFHGSIRTLLLKDPTGGIVRPHLYTFIMDYLSAFQKRSPLDYCCWDFLAGKQKLHLPSFRDSLKERRTVEMLTVGREAAIEVQSLVRMLESCVGNAQCYSVLLFQDLLVSTTLSPDDTINLFTYAVLRLTPHALSPGQSSWSYLRKGSSGSNSVTRSSVGATASFSEQLHDNSWSGDQRSTLRPLQHDKWSKGNDGFLITDIWHADTGSLVSTTPIIYLQQTEERMYLCAYQHRSLTLILVIPVSSIINGEQGISAVKQLILDNASLKMLKVEEKLSKGWGGENAYHVSGYRYLLIDGDRNISRASPPAKVATLTKDSLLSLNKLREEVDIEKSRAKWDSSNHDKDLEICIRAKNNAWVIARTTRGKELYMVLENANETLLYASDAVEKFSNRYCNGAFSLD; translated from the exons ATGGGCTTGTCATCGGTGGCTAGCAGCAACAGTGAGGGCTTGCGGTTCTGCATATTCGATCTGAGAAGAGGGCAGCATGAGGGGCAGGAGCTGGACAAGATTCTGTTCTTCTATCCGGCCGATTTGCCCTTTCCCGCTCAGCTCTCTGTTATAGGCCTCAGTGAAGGCCTCATTACCTTCACAAG CATTTTCTCCCCGGAGGCTCCTTGTGAGGTCATAGAAGCAGAAAGGCACTCCCACGTGTTCTATCAAGCAGAACCAGATGTCTGGATGGTCATG GTTGTTGAGAAAAGCAAGGAAGCGGAAGCGATGTGGAGAATTGATGCATTGCGGAAGGTTCTGAAGGAAGTTCACTCACTTTTCGTGGTGTTCCATGGCTCTATAAGAACTTTGCTCCTGAAAGATCCCACTGGAGGGATAGTTCGGCCCCATTTGTACACCTTCATCATGGATTATCTAAGTG CATTTCAAAAGCGGTCTCCATTGGATTATTGCTGCTGGG ATTTTCTTGCTGGGAAGCAGAAGCTCCACTTACCATCTTTCCGTGACTCTCTAAAGGAACGTAGAACAGTGGAAATGCTCACTGTAGGGCGCGAAGCAGCCATAGAAGTTCAG TCACTTGTCAGGATGCTAGAATCCTGTGTTGGGAATGCGCAATGCTACTCAGTGCTCTTGTTCCAGGACTTACTTGTTTCTACGACACTCTCTCCT GATGACACGATAAATTTATTCACCTATGCTGTCCTGCGGTTGACGCCTCATGCTCTATCTCCCGGGCAAAGTTCTTGGTCCTATCTTCGCAAGGGAAGTTCAGGATCTAATAGTGTAACCAGGTCTTCTGTGGGAGCAACTGCATCTTTCTCTGAACAACTTCATGATAACTCTTGGAGTGGAGACCAGAGATCCACTCTAAGGCCCTTACAACATGACAAATGGTCGAAAGGAAATGACGGTTTCCTCATAACTGATATTTGGCATGCTGATACTGGAAGCTTGGTTTCCACAACCCCAATAATATATCTTCAGCAAACAGAAGAGAGAATGTATCTCTGCGCTTATCAGCATCGAAGCCTTACCCTGATACTTGTCATTCCCGTATCTTCTATTATTAATGGGGAGCAAGGAATTTCAGCAGTGAAGCAACTAATTCTTGATAAT GCATCATTAAAGATGTTGAAAGTTGAAGAGAAACTTTCTAAGGGCTGGGGAGGCGAGAACGCCTATCATGTCAGTGGGTATCGATATTTGCTCATTGACGGGGACCGCAACATATCAAGGGCCTCTCCACCTGCCAAAGTTGCCACTCTAACGAAG GATTCTCTACTTTCCTTGAACAAACTAAGAGAAGAGGTTGACATTGAAAAGAGTAGGGCAAAATGGGACAGCTCTAATCATGACAAAGACCTGGAAATATGCATTCGAGCCAAGAACAATGCTTGGGTCATTGCCCGAACTACTCGGGGAAAAGAGCTTTACATGGTTCTTGAAAATGCCAACGAAACCCTTCTATATGCTTCTGATGCTGTCGAGAAATTCAGCAACAG GTACTGTAATGGAGCCTTTTCTTTGGATTGA